The DNA segment GGGAGCGTACGGCTGTCCCCGCCCCGGAGGACGGGCGCAAGCGGCGCAAGCGGAGGGCATACGTCGCCGGCGCCGCGGGTCTCGCCGTGTGTGCCGTCGCCGCGGGCGCCTTCTTTCTCACCGGCCCGTCCATCGACGAAACGGCCCCGGCGGCGGCGACGTCGGCCGGCAGCACCGCCCCCGACGACGCGCGGGGCGCTTCCCTCCCCAGCTCCTCCTCGTCGCCCTCCCGTGACAAGGAGAGGGCGGAGGAGAAAGGCAAGGACACCGACGCGAAGGCGTCGGCCGCCGCCGAGTCGGCCGGCCCGAGCGCCTCCGACGGCGGCGGCGCGGGCGGAACGCAGGCCACGCCCGGCGACGAGGCCTCCGCCCCCTCCGACGGCGAGGAGGGCGGCAACGGGGGCGGGGGCGCCCCGACCGCCACCCCCACCAAGACCGCCACGACGCCCGCCACCCCGCCCTGGATTTCGGACTGCGCCTACTACGGCGGCACCGAACTCACCGACCGGGGCGACAAGGGTCAGCGCGTCGTCCAGGTCCAGTGCATGCTCAGCAAGCGCGGCTACAGTGTCGGCGGCTCGGGCGTGGACGGAGAGTTCGGCGCGGACACGGAGTCCGCGGTCAGGCTGTTCCAGAGCGACAAGGGGCTGGAGGTCGACGGCGAGGTGGGGCCCAACACCTGGGCGGCGCTGCGCAGTTCGACGTAACGGCGACAGACGCGGGTGAGGGGCGGGCCGCATGTGCTGCTCGCCCCTCACCCATGCCGGCTCAGTGGAAGAAGTGCCGCGTCCCCGTGAAGTACATCGTGACGCCGGCCTTCTGAGCGGCCTCGACGACCAGCTCGTCACGGACCGAACCGCCGGGCTGGACGATGGCCTTGACGCCGGCCTCGCTCAGGACGTCGATGTTGTCCGGGAACGGGAAGAAGGCGTCTGAGGCGACGTACGCGCCCCGGGCCCGCTCGGCGCCGGCCCGCTCGACCGCGAGCTTGCAGGAGTCCACCCGGTTGACCTGCCCCATGCCCACGCCCACGGACGCGCCGCCCTTGGCGAGCAGGATGGCGTTGGACTTCACGGCCCGGCAGGCCTTCCAGGCGAAGGCGAGTTCGGCCAGTTCCCCGGCGCTGAGCGCATCGCCGGTCGCCAGGGTCCAGTTGGCGGGATCGTCGCCGCCGGCCTGGAGGCGGTCGGTGACCTGGAGGAGGACGCCGCCGTCGACGGCCTTGACCTCGACGTCGTTCTTCGGGCCCTCGGGGGCGCGCAGCACCCGGATGTTCTTCTTCTTGGCGAGAGCCTCCAGGGCCCCCTCCTCGTAGTCCGGCGCGACGATGACCTCGGTGAAGATCTCGGCGACCTGCTCCGCCATCTCCTTGCTGACCGGGCGGTTGACGGCGATCACACCGCCGAACGCCGACAGCGGGTCACACGCGTGTGCCTTGCGGTGCGCCTCGGCGACGTCCGCGCCGATCGCGATGCCGCAGGGGTTGGCGTGCTTGATGATCGCGACGCAGGGCTCGGCGTGGTCGTACGCGGCACGGCGGGCGGCGTCCGTGTCCGTGTAGTTGTTGTACGACATCTCCTTGCCGTGCAGCTGCTCGGCCTGCGCGAGACCGCTCCCGCTGCCGTCGACGTACAGGGCCGCCGGCTGGTGCGGGTTCTCGCCGTAGCGCAGGGTGTTCTCGCGCTCCCAGGTGGCGCCGAGGAAGTCGGGGAACTGCGACTCGTCGGCGGGGGCGTAGGAGGAGGCGAACCAGCTCGCGACGGCAACGTCGTACGCCGCCGTGTGCTGGAAGGCCTCGGCCGCGAGCCGCTTGCGGGTGGTGAGGTCGAAGCCGCCGTCGCGGACGGCCGCGAGGACGTCGGCGTAGCGGGCCGGGCTGGTGACGACCGCGACCGACGGGTGGTTCTTGGCGGCGGCGCGCACCATCGACGGACCGCCGATGTCGATCTGCTCGACGCACTCGTCGGGGGTGGCGCCGGAGGCGACGGTCTCGCTGAACGGGTAGAGGTTGACGACGACGAGGTCGAAGGGCGCCACGCCCAGCTCGTCGAGCTGCTGCCGGTGGCTGTCCAGCCGCAGGTCGGCGAGGATGCCCGCGTGCACGCGCGGGTGCAGCGTCTTGACGCGGCCGTCCAGGCACTCGGGGAAGCCGGTGAGCTCCTCGACCTTGGTGACCGGGACACCGCCCGCGGCGATCTTCGCGGCCGTGGAGCCGGTGGAGACGAGCTCGACACCCGCCTCGTGCAGGCCGCGCGCGAGGTCTTCCAGACCGGTCTTGTCGTAGACGCTGACGAGCGCCCGTCGAATGGCCCGCTTGTTGCTCTCGGCGGTCACTGGATAACTACCTTTCGTCCCTCAATGCGATAGCCGTTGCGGGCGAGCCGCCCCACGACCTCGACGAGCAGCCTTCGCTCGACTTCCTTGATGCGCTCGTGCAGAGCGCTCTCGTCGTCCTCGTCCCGGACCTCGACCACGCCCTGAGCGATGATCGGCCCGGTGTCGACGCCGTCGTCGACGAAGTGAACGGTGCAGCCGGTGACCCTGGCGCCGTACGCGAGCGCGTCGCGGACGCCGTGGGCGCCGGGAAAACTGGGCAGGAGCGCGGGGTGGGTGTTGACGAACCGCCCGCCGAAGCGCGCGAGGAACTCCTTCCCCACGATCTTCATGAACCCGGCGGAGACGACGAGATCGGGCTCGTAGGCGGATACGGCCTCGGCGAGCGCCGTGTCCCACTCCTCCCGGCTGCCGTGGTCCTTGACCTTGCACACGAAGGTGGGCAGTCCCGCCCGCTCGGCCCGCGCGAGCCCCTCGATGTTCTCGCGGTCGGCGCCGACGGCCACGATCTCGGCGCCGTACGCCTCGGAACCGACGGCGGCGATCTCGTCGAGCAGCGCCTGCAGATTGGTGCCGGATCCGGAGACCAGCACGACGAGGCGCTTGGCCACGGGCTTGGCGGCCACGGTGGGGCCCTTTCTCGGGGGTGCGTTCTTCATGCGGCCGACGGCATGTAGGTTCGCGTCCGTACGTCTCACATCTGTACGTTCATACGAATGCATCGCACCCCCGGATACGGGGAAGTCTACGAAGCAGCCGACCGTCAGCAACGATACCGGCACACCGGAAGGCCCCCACGGGACGGGGGCGTGGCCGGAAGGTAGCGTCTGGGGCGAGCGGGCTCGGGAACGCGGTCGTCGTGCGGTGCGTTCTTCGTGTGACAGCTCAGAACAGCCAGCCTTATCGCCTAGGGGAAGACGCTCACTTGATGCCGGACCGCAGCCTGCGACTCCTCACGTTCCCGCCGCACCCGGTGCAGGGAGGGGAGCACAGCGGCGTGCTGCTGCGGGAGCGCCCCACCTCACCGCCCGACGCGCCTTCGGGCGGACAGGACGGCGACGAGCGGGGCCGCGGCCAGGGGCAGGACGACAACCCCTTCGCACCGCCGCCGGAGGGCACCCCGGACCGCCCGTGGCAGCCGCGCCGCCGCCCGTCGGGTGAGGACGACGGCTCGCAGGACTCCGACGAGGGCAGAGGCCGCTCGCCGTGGGGCAACCAGTGGAGCGACCGCCAGCCGGGCCGCTCCCCCGACGGCTTCGGCGACAACTCCCGACGCGGGCAGGACGGCCCCGGCGGTCCCGGCCCCGGCCCCAACCTGCGCTGGGACCCGACCGACCCGGTCCAGCGCCGCGCTCGCTACGCACTGCTGTCCGGCATGTGGGCCTTCTTCTTCGCCCTCTTCAGCTGGCCGTACGTGGCCCTGCTCCTGGGCGCCCTGGCCCTCTACTGGGGCATCAGCAGCCTCCGAGCCAAGCCCCGCACCCCCGACCCGAACACCCCGACCCCGCCGCGCCCCACCGGCCGCCCCCAGACCACAGCAGCAGTAAGCGGTCTGGTCACAGCCTCCCTCGCCATCGCAGTGGTCGCCGCCGGCTTCACGGCGCAGATGGTCTACAGCGACTACTACACCTGCACGAACGACGCCCTGACGACCGCGGCGAAGCAGGCGTGCGAGGAGCATTTGCCGGAGGAGCTGCGGGGGATTCTGGGGACGGGGGACTGAGGGACGCGGATGCCCTCCGCTGACGCCACTCCTCGACGCCGGTCCAGGCATCCCAGCCCATCCGGCGTTTGAGGACGAGGCCCGCACCATCCCTGACCCCCACCCACCCACGGGCGCTGCACCCCTGCACTTCAGCCCGCCCGGCGTTCGAGGCTGACCCCCACCCACCCACGGGGGCTGCCCGCCTGCATTTCAGCCCGTCCGGCGTTTGAGGACGAGGCCGTTCAGGCCGACAGCGGGGGTCTGAGGGCGGCAGCCCCCAGGGCCGGGGGGCGAAGGGGCAGCGCCCCTTCAAGGACGGGAAGGGCAGGGGCGGCGGGGGCGAGATCCGCTCCGTCACGGCGACGCCCGCTCCTCGGGTGCCTCCGGCGGATCCGACACATCCTTCATCGCCGCCCAACGCGCCTCACGCGAGTCATCGTCGCCCCACGGCGAGGGCGCCGACCCCGACTCCAGCTCAGGCTCGGGCTCAGGCTCCGCCACCCCCGCGACCGGCACCTCGGCAGGCAAAAAGTCGTCCGGCTCGAACGTCGTGTCATGGTCATACGCCCCGTACGGAACCCCCTGCCCCTCACCCCCGTACGCCCCGTCCTCGTCAGCCACCACCCCCCGACCGTCCTGGTCCTGCACCAACGCCGTGAACGGCCCTTCCTGCACGAAGGCCGACCGCCCCGCCGTCTCCCCCGTCTCCCCCGCCGCCGCCTCCACCCGAGGCCGACCGATCCGAGCCCCCTCCGTCTCACCAAGCCGCCCCGCCCGCCGCCCCAGGTGGCACCGCCACCCCCGCACCACCACAGCCACCGGAACCGCCACCACCGAGACCCACCCCAACGCCGCAGCCCCCACCTGCCACCACACCGGCCCGAACTCGGCGAGCGCCCCCCGCCCCAGCGGCCCGCCCGACAGCGCGGCCAGCTCGGCGACGACGACCGCGCAGAACACGGCCGCCAGCAAGGCAACCCCGGCGGTCCGCCCGGGCGCCCAGGCCACGGCCGGCGCCTGCCCGCCCCCGGACCGAGCCCGAAGCCCGTCGCCCCACCCCGCCGCGAACCACCCCACGACCACCCCCGCCACGACCGGCACCACTCCCACCCCCACTGCACCGGCCCCCCGACCCCAGCGTCCGGCACCGCCGCCAGCAACGGAAGCGGCGGCAGCAACGGCGCCGGCGCCGAGGACAGCGGCCCCACCACATGCCCCGTCCCGAGCACGAACCCCGGCCCGAGGGCATACGCCGCCGCCCACACCGCCGCGTTCGGCACGAGCGCCACGCACAACAGCAGCACCCCGAACCGCCCCGACCACCCCTCCGTCAGCTGCAGGAACGACCCCCGCGCCGCCGCACCGTGCCACACCAGCGACCCACCCACCAGCAACGCTCCACCCGCGACGAGCGCCGCCGCACCGGCCCCGGCCGCCCGGGCCGCCGCACCGAGACGGGCGGGCGCCTCCGCCTCGGGAACCAGCCGCCGTACCCGCGTCGGCATCACGCCGAGCACACCGTGGGCCGCCTCGGGCCGCCGTTCGCACGCCATCCACACGCCCACCCCCGCCGCTCCCATCGCGAGGAGGGGCACGCACACCCCGGTCCACCACCACGACGGCCGCAGCTCACCGCCCGCCGCGTACACCGCCGCCCCCACCCCGACCCCGAGGTACCCGAGCACGACACCCGCCCACGCCGTACTGCCCGACACCAGCGGCGCCCCGTCACCACCGTCCGCCGCCGCGTCCCGCGCCGCCCGGTACACCAGCCACACCGGCAGCATCAGCATCAGCAACGGCGTGACGCCCACCGGCGCGGGGAGACCGGAGAGGGTGTCGGTGCGGACCAGTTCGGCACCGTGCGCCAGCAGCCACAGCACAGCGGCGACCTGCAGCGCGCTCCCCGGTCCCTTGTCCGGATACGGCGAACTGACCCACAGCACCATCACCACCACGGCGATCACACCGAGCCCCAGCCCCGCCGCGACCGCGCCGCCCAGAAGGCTCGCGCCGAGTCCAGGCGTGCGGTACCGAAGGCGAGTGAGCAGGGAGGACAGGGGCGTTCGACGAGCCGTCATCTCGATCACGCCCGCAATGCTCCCAACGACACGCGCTTTCCCGTCGTAACAGGCGAACCTCCGAAGTGTCGCTCAATATACGTTT comes from the Streptomyces sp. NBC_00443 genome and includes:
- the purH gene encoding bifunctional phosphoribosylaminoimidazolecarboxamide formyltransferase/IMP cyclohydrolase, which codes for MTAESNKRAIRRALVSVYDKTGLEDLARGLHEAGVELVSTGSTAAKIAAGGVPVTKVEELTGFPECLDGRVKTLHPRVHAGILADLRLDSHRQQLDELGVAPFDLVVVNLYPFSETVASGATPDECVEQIDIGGPSMVRAAAKNHPSVAVVTSPARYADVLAAVRDGGFDLTTRKRLAAEAFQHTAAYDVAVASWFASSYAPADESQFPDFLGATWERENTLRYGENPHQPAALYVDGSGSGLAQAEQLHGKEMSYNNYTDTDAARRAAYDHAEPCVAIIKHANPCGIAIGADVAEAHRKAHACDPLSAFGGVIAVNRPVSKEMAEQVAEIFTEVIVAPDYEEGALEALAKKKNIRVLRAPEGPKNDVEVKAVDGGVLLQVTDRLQAGGDDPANWTLATGDALSAGELAELAFAWKACRAVKSNAILLAKGGASVGVGMGQVNRVDSCKLAVERAGAERARGAYVASDAFFPFPDNIDVLSEAGVKAIVQPGGSVRDELVVEAAQKAGVTMYFTGTRHFFH
- the purN gene encoding phosphoribosylglycinamide formyltransferase, producing the protein MPVSLLTVGCFVDFPVSGGAMHSYERTDVRRTDANLHAVGRMKNAPPRKGPTVAAKPVAKRLVVLVSGSGTNLQALLDEIAAVGSEAYGAEIVAVGADRENIEGLARAERAGLPTFVCKVKDHGSREEWDTALAEAVSAYEPDLVVSAGFMKIVGKEFLARFGGRFVNTHPALLPSFPGAHGVRDALAYGARVTGCTVHFVDDGVDTGPIIAQGVVEVRDEDDESALHERIKEVERRLLVEVVGRLARNGYRIEGRKVVIQ